In Spirochaetaceae bacterium, a genomic segment contains:
- a CDS encoding type II toxin-antitoxin system VapB family antitoxin: protein MRRTSLEVDEQQLARAQQVLGTSGVKDTVELALQEVIRAALRRRLAARIRSGEGIDRGEQMFEASRSWHR from the coding sequence ATGAGACGCACATCGCTGGAAGTCGACGAACAACAGCTTGCTCGGGCTCAGCAGGTACTCGGTACATCAGGAGTCAAGGACACGGTTGAGTTGGCGCTGCAAGAGGTGATCCGTGCGGCTCTCCGACGACGGCTAGCTGCTCGCATCCGATCAGGCGAAGGGATCGACCGTGGCGAGCAGATGTTCGAAGCGAGCCGAAGCTGGCACCGTTGA
- a CDS encoding PIN domain-containing protein, translating into MYCFDTDILSAVLRRHPPLHLVRRLAVTPPSQQFTTSITYGEMVYGAAKRGSDALADRVRALLHHLVTVVPFDVAAAERYGHLRAELEADGMPLAEPDLRIAAISLTRSLTLVTANTRHFNRITGLTLENWLAP; encoded by the coding sequence GTGTATTGCTTCGATACCGACATCTTGTCGGCCGTTCTGCGCCGGCATCCACCGCTACATCTCGTTCGCCGGCTCGCCGTTACGCCGCCGTCGCAGCAGTTCACCACCTCCATCACCTACGGCGAAATGGTCTACGGCGCCGCCAAGCGCGGTTCCGATGCTCTCGCGGACCGCGTTCGCGCCTTGCTCCACCATCTAGTCACGGTAGTACCGTTCGACGTCGCGGCAGCAGAGCGCTACGGTCACCTCCGGGCGGAGCTTGAGGCGGACGGCATGCCACTTGCTGAGCCCGACCTGCGCATAGCTGCAATCTCGCTGACCCGTTCCCTGACCCTGGTTACCGCCAACACCCGCCACTTCAACCGCATCACCGGCCTCACTCTCGAAAACTGGCTTGCTCCGTGA
- a CDS encoding ABC transporter substrate-binding protein, protein MKKRLFLASLVTAALLMTGTAWAGGQEEGGGVTATATATVASGTYNEAPMLAKMVSSGELPPVDERLPVEPMVLEVAEIGNYGGTFFVFATNNSPWNDLTEEPSRGPTLLRMGADGKIGPDVAKDYLLSPDNMSLTLFLREGMKWSDGAPYTAHDFTFKFYDMFKQEEVETWGIRSQIDNVVAVDDYTVRYEFNRPFPAFLLDMVHWRSTDWMLYSPKHYLSKWHIAYNEDANAVAKEEGFENWGEAFNNHASFRPTHDINRPRVDPWMFTEQTTTIRAFVRNPFFHQVDQAGNQLPYADRIVSELVEKETYDLKIIAGEADVAFLSATLDNYTLYKQNEAAGNYVVKLIPGVEGNEASYGFNLNHPDPVRRELYNNIKFRQAMSLGIDRDEINRVAFSGFATPRQASVLPGTSYYQAEWAENNPYARYAPDEANRMLDELGLARGSDGLRRDSEGRTMLLTIEYSSIIHQGIALAHELVKEFWEDLGFEVQVKEVGGNIWGERRRSPDTDVISGPVHGIEMYTFLSRYTFGFAIRAPLWWLWLDANDRVASGLASLDDFEGGVLPGEEPPDEVKEMVAMGRNRINLVYNSDEYFDASTEYLSWLSDNLFTIGTVGMSPMVFIARPNIGNTPEIPHPWFEETLNLNYFAAQFFYK, encoded by the coding sequence ATGAAGAAGCGATTGTTCCTGGCGTCGCTGGTGACGGCGGCGCTGTTGATGACTGGCACGGCGTGGGCCGGCGGCCAGGAGGAGGGCGGTGGCGTCACGGCCACGGCCACGGCCACGGTGGCGAGCGGCACCTACAACGAGGCGCCGATGCTCGCGAAGATGGTGTCGAGTGGCGAACTGCCGCCGGTCGACGAGCGGCTGCCGGTCGAGCCGATGGTGCTGGAGGTGGCCGAGATAGGCAACTACGGCGGTACGTTCTTCGTGTTCGCCACCAACAACTCGCCCTGGAACGACCTGACCGAGGAACCGAGCCGCGGCCCGACGCTGTTGCGCATGGGCGCGGACGGCAAGATCGGCCCGGACGTGGCCAAGGACTACCTGCTTTCTCCGGACAACATGAGCCTCACCCTGTTCTTGCGGGAGGGCATGAAGTGGTCGGACGGCGCGCCGTACACCGCGCATGACTTCACGTTCAAGTTCTACGACATGTTCAAGCAGGAAGAGGTGGAGACCTGGGGCATCCGCTCGCAGATCGACAACGTGGTGGCGGTGGACGACTACACGGTGCGCTACGAGTTCAACCGCCCGTTCCCGGCGTTCCTGCTCGACATGGTGCACTGGCGCTCCACCGACTGGATGCTGTACAGCCCCAAGCACTACCTGAGCAAGTGGCACATCGCGTACAACGAAGATGCCAACGCGGTTGCCAAGGAGGAGGGCTTCGAGAACTGGGGCGAGGCGTTCAACAATCACGCCAGCTTCCGGCCCACCCATGACATAAACCGCCCGCGCGTCGACCCGTGGATGTTCACCGAGCAGACCACCACGATCCGCGCGTTCGTGCGCAACCCGTTCTTCCACCAGGTGGACCAGGCCGGCAACCAGCTTCCCTACGCGGACAGGATCGTCTCCGAGCTGGTCGAGAAGGAGACCTACGACCTGAAGATCATCGCCGGCGAGGCCGACGTCGCCTTCCTCTCCGCCACGCTGGACAACTACACCCTGTACAAGCAGAACGAGGCCGCCGGCAACTACGTGGTCAAGCTGATCCCGGGCGTCGAGGGCAACGAGGCGTCGTACGGCTTCAACCTCAACCACCCCGATCCGGTGCGCCGCGAGCTGTACAACAACATCAAGTTCCGGCAGGCGATGTCGCTCGGAATCGATCGCGACGAGATCAACCGAGTGGCTTTCTCCGGCTTCGCAACGCCGCGTCAGGCGTCGGTGCTTCCCGGCACCAGCTACTACCAGGCGGAGTGGGCGGAGAACAACCCGTATGCCCGCTACGCTCCGGACGAGGCCAACCGCATGCTCGACGAGCTCGGATTGGCGCGCGGCTCGGACGGCCTGCGGCGTGACTCCGAGGGCCGCACGATGCTGCTCACCATCGAGTATTCGTCGATCATCCACCAGGGCATTGCACTCGCCCATGAGCTGGTCAAGGAATTCTGGGAAGACCTGGGATTCGAGGTGCAGGTCAAGGAAGTGGGCGGCAACATTTGGGGCGAGCGCCGGCGGTCGCCGGATACCGACGTGATCAGCGGACCGGTGCATGGCATCGAGATGTACACGTTCCTGTCGCGCTATACGTTCGGCTTCGCCATCCGTGCGCCGCTGTGGTGGCTGTGGCTCGATGCCAACGACCGGGTGGCATCGGGACTGGCGAGCCTCGACGACTTCGAGGGCGGCGTGCTGCCCGGCGAAGAGCCGCCGGATGAGGTCAAGGAAATGGTCGCAATGGGCCGCAACCGCATCAACCTCGTCTACAACAGCGACGAGTACTTCGATGCCAGCACGGAATACCTGAGTTGGTTGTCCGACAATCTGTTCACGATCGGCACGGTCGGCATGTCGCCGATGGTGTTCATCGCGCGCCCCAACATCGGCAACACGCCCGAGATCCCGCACCCCTGGTTCGAGGAAACCCTGAACCTCAACTACTTCGCCGCGCAGTTCTTCTACAAGTAG
- a CDS encoding type II toxin-antitoxin system prevent-host-death family antitoxin, whose translation MASYNVAEAKRHFSELIDRVSDGERILIARRGTPVMALVPPDEVSPARPSRPVGLAAAAGALSDWQGLDDLVSEIYAARDQATDRAVPRFD comes from the coding sequence ATGGCGAGCTACAACGTCGCCGAAGCCAAGCGGCACTTCAGCGAACTCATTGATCGGGTATCCGACGGCGAGCGAATCCTCATCGCTCGTCGTGGCACGCCCGTGATGGCATTGGTTCCGCCGGACGAAGTGAGTCCGGCACGTCCCTCCCGTCCCGTTGGACTGGCGGCCGCGGCCGGCGCACTCTCCGATTGGCAGGGTCTCGACGACCTGGTCAGCGAGATCTACGCCGCGCGTGATCAGGCCACCGACCGTGCCGTTCCGCGTTTCGATTGA
- a CDS encoding glycoside hydrolase family 32 protein — MTQPITYYREKFRPQYHFSPERNFTNDPCGLVYFDGEYHLFYQYNPFDLDQDPNLLYWGHAISTDLLHWRHMPLQLGPDDLGGISTGCGVVDWHDTSGLFGGRPGLVLIYVYVRYDVWEAPALAYSSDRGRTWHKLHDRNPLLDPGEPGQLKDAKVFWHAPTGRWVMVLTSDQLCLYSSPNLLDWRFESAVEGVRSECPDLFELSVDGDTKPSKWVLTLAGRYYHLGSFDGRTFTPETEAIPMNFGPDAYASQTWSDAPGGRRIMIDWMMAWRYARRLDIVPTRPWNGSMSLPRELTLRTTAHGVRLFQNPIAVAALREQSCLHEGITVREGTPFKPDLDGTCVEIEAEFRVGSATRFGLEVMASERTIYVFAHRSHRIAGERTRITYDVAAAELAVDRRTAGTVYDEEFAQEYRAPLAPSDGRIVLRVLTDWSSVETIANGGEVVISTLVFPTPFGGGIRVFASGGSVTLERLRIHRLRSVWNDA, encoded by the coding sequence ATGACGCAACCGATCACCTACTACCGGGAGAAGTTCCGGCCGCAGTACCACTTTTCGCCGGAGCGGAACTTCACCAACGATCCGTGCGGACTGGTGTACTTCGACGGCGAGTACCACCTGTTCTACCAGTACAACCCGTTCGACCTCGACCAGGATCCCAATCTGCTCTACTGGGGTCACGCGATCAGTACCGACCTGCTGCACTGGCGCCACATGCCGCTGCAACTCGGCCCTGACGACCTGGGGGGTATTTCGACCGGATGCGGCGTGGTGGACTGGCACGACACGTCAGGACTGTTCGGCGGCCGGCCGGGGCTGGTGCTGATCTACGTGTACGTGCGCTACGATGTGTGGGAAGCACCGGCCCTGGCGTACAGCAGCGACCGCGGGCGCACGTGGCACAAGCTGCACGACCGCAACCCGCTGCTCGATCCCGGCGAGCCGGGCCAGCTCAAGGACGCCAAGGTGTTCTGGCATGCGCCGACCGGGCGCTGGGTGATGGTGCTGACCAGCGACCAGTTGTGCCTGTATTCCTCCCCCAACCTGCTTGATTGGCGATTTGAGAGCGCCGTCGAAGGAGTGCGCAGCGAGTGTCCCGACCTGTTCGAGCTATCGGTCGATGGTGACACGAAGCCGTCAAAGTGGGTGCTCACTCTAGCGGGAAGATACTATCACCTCGGTTCGTTCGACGGGCGGACCTTCACGCCGGAGACGGAAGCGATCCCGATGAACTTCGGTCCCGATGCTTACGCTTCCCAGACCTGGAGCGACGCGCCCGGCGGGCGCCGAATCATGATCGACTGGATGATGGCGTGGCGCTACGCCCGCCGCCTCGACATCGTTCCCACGCGCCCCTGGAACGGCTCGATGTCACTGCCGCGCGAGCTGACGCTGCGGACCACCGCCCACGGCGTACGTCTGTTTCAGAATCCGATTGCGGTGGCCGCGCTGCGCGAGCAAAGTTGCCTGCACGAGGGGATCACCGTTCGTGAGGGCACGCCGTTCAAGCCGGACCTGGACGGAACGTGCGTCGAGATCGAGGCCGAGTTTCGAGTCGGCAGCGCCACACGCTTCGGCCTTGAGGTGATGGCCAGCGAGCGCACCATCTACGTGTTCGCGCATCGCAGTCACCGCATCGCCGGCGAGCGCACGCGGATCACCTACGACGTGGCGGCGGCGGAACTGGCGGTCGATCGGCGCACCGCCGGCACCGTGTACGACGAGGAGTTCGCTCAGGAATACCGGGCGCCGCTGGCGCCGTCCGACGGCCGCATCGTCCTGCGCGTGCTGACCGATTGGTCGTCGGTGGAGACGATCGCCAACGGCGGTGAGGTGGTGATCTCGACGCTGGTCTTCCCCACCCCGTTCGGCGGCGGGATCCGCGTGTTTGCCAGCGGCGGTTCGGTGACTCTCGAGCGGCTGCGCATTCACCGGCTTCGTTCAGTCTGGAACGACGCATAA
- a CDS encoding MFS transporter, translating to MTNLRSALHQFHADVYRHLVASTLVGFSYFGFVTVLLNLYLLRLGYGTDFIGLVNGSTAIAFAASSLPAGAFGSRFGMRRAVVGGMGFLAAGVTLVPIVALLPAGGTRDVAIIAMRLLSGIGFSLYMVNSYPYLVAATDVRDRPYAFALLAAIPPVAGFAGSIISGALPGWIANGLRLDSADPLPFALILVFSGVILVPNLWIVARTRDLDPPKRRRTGTARRRTAREVRRADGAFFLLVFFLGITALLRMAGESAARSFFNVYLELDLGASTSRIGLLLAFGQLAAGPAALCAPAIAARAGKVPVIVVTTAITAASLVIMALVPHWLAAGIGFTLVVGMRSVTQSVTSLVHMEIVPASRRGLTSGVTSMSMGLGFSSMALGGGYLIPALGFPGLYLLGALITALSALIFWQYFRVPQGEYRLTAEQPAATVPAQRS from the coding sequence ATGACCAATCTGCGCAGCGCATTGCACCAGTTCCATGCCGACGTGTACCGGCACCTGGTCGCTTCCACCCTGGTGGGATTCAGCTACTTCGGGTTCGTGACGGTGCTGCTCAACCTGTACCTGTTGCGCCTGGGCTACGGCACCGACTTCATCGGCCTGGTGAATGGCAGCACGGCGATCGCCTTCGCCGCCTCCTCGCTTCCGGCCGGTGCGTTCGGCAGCCGCTTCGGGATGCGGCGCGCGGTGGTCGGAGGGATGGGATTCCTGGCCGCCGGCGTGACGCTGGTGCCGATCGTGGCGCTGCTGCCGGCGGGTGGCACGCGCGACGTCGCCATCATCGCCATGCGGCTGCTGTCGGGGATCGGGTTTTCCCTCTACATGGTCAACTCCTACCCGTACCTGGTGGCGGCGACCGACGTCCGTGACCGTCCCTACGCGTTCGCTTTGCTGGCCGCGATACCGCCGGTGGCCGGCTTTGCCGGGAGTATCATCTCGGGTGCCTTGCCCGGGTGGATCGCGAACGGCTTGCGGCTGGACAGCGCGGATCCTCTGCCGTTCGCTCTCATCCTGGTATTTTCCGGGGTGATCCTGGTGCCCAACCTGTGGATCGTGGCCCGCACGCGCGACCTGGACCCGCCGAAGCGGCGCCGCACCGGCACCGCGCGGCGCCGTACCGCCCGCGAGGTGCGCCGCGCCGACGGTGCCTTCTTTCTGCTGGTCTTCTTCCTGGGCATCACCGCGCTGCTGCGCATGGCGGGCGAGAGCGCCGCCCGGTCGTTTTTCAACGTCTACCTGGAACTGGATCTGGGTGCGTCGACGTCGCGCATCGGCCTGCTGCTGGCGTTCGGGCAACTGGCGGCGGGGCCGGCGGCGCTGTGCGCCCCGGCGATTGCGGCGCGCGCGGGCAAGGTGCCGGTCATCGTCGTCACCACCGCGATCACCGCCGCCAGCTTGGTGATCATGGCGCTGGTGCCGCATTGGTTGGCGGCGGGCATCGGCTTTACCCTGGTGGTCGGCATGCGCTCGGTCACCCAGTCGGTTACCAGCCTGGTACACATGGAGATCGTGCCGGCGAGCCGGCGCGGGCTCACCTCGGGGGTGACGTCGATGTCGATGGGGCTGGGGTTCAGCTCGATGGCACTCGGCGGCGGCTACCTGATCCCGGCACTGGGATTCCCGGGTCTCTACCTGCTGGGCGCCCTCATTACCGCGCTTAGCGCACTGATCTTCTGGCAGTACTTCCGCGTGCCGCAGGGCGAGTACCGGCTGACCGCCGAACAGCCGGCCGCCACCGTTCCGGCGCAGCGCTCGTGA
- a CDS encoding isocitrate/isopropylmalate family dehydrogenase, with translation MKLLVLPGDGVGPEVTEAAVAVLDAVADRWPLDLERETAEIGLAALAVHGTTLPEETLERARAADGVILGPIDHMRYPARDQGGVNVSATLRTGLDLYANIRPARTRPGLSGPVGDFDLVIVRENTEGFYPDRNMYAGSGEFMPDADTALSVRKISAAACRRIARRSFALARRRRRKVTAIHKANNFVLSDGLFLRVVRAVAEHYPDVELDEVLVDAAAALLVREPARFDVLCTTNFHGDILSDLASELSGSLGLAGSLNAGDQHACAQAQHGSAPDIAGRDRVNPTAMLLSLAMLLEWLAERHERADLAGTAARITAALDRTLANPATRTADLGGSLGTRAFTAAVISSLDKE, from the coding sequence ATGAAGCTGCTGGTACTGCCCGGCGACGGGGTCGGTCCCGAGGTCACCGAGGCCGCCGTGGCGGTGCTGGATGCGGTCGCCGACCGCTGGCCCCTGGACCTGGAGCGGGAAACGGCCGAGATCGGCCTTGCCGCCCTGGCGGTGCACGGTACCACCTTGCCCGAGGAAACACTGGAGAGGGCGCGTGCGGCCGACGGCGTAATCCTCGGCCCGATCGACCACATGCGCTACCCCGCGCGCGATCAGGGCGGCGTCAACGTGTCCGCCACGCTGCGCACCGGCCTCGACCTGTACGCCAACATCCGCCCGGCACGCACCCGGCCCGGGCTCAGCGGTCCGGTCGGCGACTTCGACTTGGTGATCGTGCGCGAGAACACGGAGGGGTTCTACCCCGACCGCAACATGTACGCCGGCAGCGGCGAGTTCATGCCGGACGCGGACACCGCGCTGTCGGTGCGCAAGATCAGCGCGGCCGCGTGCCGCCGCATCGCGCGCCGCTCGTTCGCCTTGGCGCGCCGCCGGCGGCGCAAGGTGACGGCTATCCACAAGGCCAACAACTTCGTCCTCAGCGACGGCCTGTTCCTGCGCGTGGTGCGCGCGGTTGCGGAACACTACCCCGACGTGGAGCTTGACGAGGTGCTGGTGGATGCCGCCGCCGCGCTCCTGGTACGCGAACCGGCGCGCTTCGACGTGCTGTGCACCACCAACTTCCACGGCGACATCCTCTCCGACCTGGCATCGGAACTGTCCGGCAGCCTGGGGCTGGCCGGCTCGCTGAACGCGGGCGACCAGCACGCCTGCGCCCAGGCGCAGCACGGCTCCGCGCCCGACATCGCCGGCCGGGACCGGGTCAACCCGACCGCGATGCTGCTGTCGCTGGCCATGCTCCTGGAGTGGCTGGCCGAGCGGCATGAGCGAGCCGACCTGGCTGGTACAGCGGCCCGCATCACCGCCGCGCTGGACCGCACGCTCGCCAACCCGGCCACGCGCACCGCCGACCTGGGCGGCTCCCTCGGCACCCGCGCCTTCACCGCCGCCGTCATTTCTTCTTTGGATAAGGAATAG
- a CDS encoding MFS transporter produces MTNLRQALRTLHPDVYRYLFAMGIVGFSYFGFVSVLLNLYLLRLGYGTDYIGLVNGGIALAFAACSLPAGAIGGRLGMRRTAAIGMALVAAGMTLVPVAGTILSGTPRDVGIIAMRVLSGMGFACYIVNAYPYMVAATGPRERTYAFAFMSALPPLTGFAGSIVSGVLPGWIAPLLGRDLSHPEPFAVALILAGVVLLPTVPAVARTSDREPAKRGPPQAEDIGPSPGGRSAEGALYALIFVLAFTALLRSAGEGAARTFINVYLEVDLAASPARIGVLLAIGTVAAGPAALIAPALAARAGKVPVIVVTGLLTAAGMVILATVPHWAAAGLGFTLVVGLRSITQSVSAVLHMEIVPASRRTVTSGVMAMAMGMGFMSISFAGGYLIPALGFPGFYHLATATTVVSALIFWLYFRIPRGEYQARP; encoded by the coding sequence ATGACCAACCTGCGCCAGGCACTGCGCACCCTCCACCCCGACGTGTACCGGTACCTGTTCGCCATGGGCATCGTGGGGTTCAGCTACTTCGGCTTCGTTTCGGTGCTGCTCAACCTGTACCTGCTGCGGCTCGGCTACGGCACCGACTACATCGGCCTGGTCAACGGCGGCATTGCCCTTGCCTTCGCGGCGTGCTCCCTGCCGGCGGGCGCAATCGGAGGGCGCCTCGGGATGCGCCGTACCGCGGCGATCGGCATGGCCCTGGTGGCGGCGGGAATGACACTCGTCCCGGTGGCCGGCACCATCCTGTCCGGCACGCCGCGCGACGTGGGCATCATCGCCATGCGCGTGCTCTCCGGAATGGGGTTTGCCTGCTACATCGTGAATGCCTATCCCTACATGGTGGCGGCCACCGGCCCCCGGGAGCGGACCTACGCGTTCGCATTCATGTCCGCGCTGCCGCCGCTCACCGGCTTCGCCGGCAGCATCGTCTCCGGCGTGCTGCCGGGCTGGATCGCGCCCCTGCTCGGGCGGGATCTGAGCCACCCGGAGCCGTTCGCGGTCGCCCTGATCCTGGCGGGGGTGGTCCTGCTGCCGACCGTTCCCGCGGTGGCGCGCACCAGCGACCGCGAGCCGGCAAAGCGCGGCCCGCCGCAGGCGGAGGATATCGGTCCGTCGCCCGGCGGGCGGAGCGCGGAAGGCGCCCTGTACGCGTTGATCTTCGTGCTTGCGTTCACCGCCCTGCTGCGCTCCGCCGGCGAAGGGGCGGCGCGCACGTTCATCAACGTCTACCTGGAGGTGGACCTCGCGGCTTCGCCGGCGCGCATCGGGGTGCTGCTTGCAATCGGAACGGTGGCCGCGGGACCGGCTGCACTGATCGCACCGGCACTGGCCGCGCGCGCCGGCAAGGTACCGGTGATCGTGGTCACCGGCCTGCTTACCGCTGCCGGCATGGTGATCCTGGCAACCGTCCCGCACTGGGCCGCGGCGGGACTCGGCTTCACGCTGGTGGTCGGACTGCGGTCGATCACCCAGTCGGTGTCCGCGGTACTGCACATGGAGATCGTGCCGGCGAGTCGGCGCACGGTTACCTCGGGAGTGATGGCGATGGCGATGGGCATGGGCTTCATGTCGATCTCGTTCGCCGGCGGCTACCTGATCCCGGCCCTCGGCTTCCCGGGCTTCTATCACCTGGCCACGGCCACCACCGTCGTCAGCGCACTGATCTTCTGGCTCTACTTCCGCATCCCCCGCGGCGAGTACCAGGCCCGCCCTTGA
- a CDS encoding PIN domain nuclease, translating into MRLYLADTSAWHRATKPTVSVAWERQLMTDTLATCAQIRLEVLYSARSADDYEKLSAELLALHQLPCTAEHFERALEVQHLLAGRGGLHHRSVKIADLIIAACAETAGATLWHYDEDFDRIAEVTGQPAEWIAPRGTL; encoded by the coding sequence TTGAGGCTGTACCTGGCCGACACCAGCGCGTGGCACCGTGCGACGAAACCCACGGTCTCCGTCGCGTGGGAACGGCAGTTGATGACGGACACCCTCGCTACCTGTGCTCAAATCAGGCTTGAAGTGCTCTATTCGGCTCGCAGCGCCGACGACTACGAGAAGCTCAGCGCGGAATTGCTTGCGCTCCATCAACTCCCGTGTACAGCGGAACACTTCGAGCGGGCACTCGAAGTCCAACACCTGCTAGCCGGACGAGGCGGTCTGCACCACCGCAGCGTGAAGATAGCGGATCTGATAATCGCCGCCTGTGCCGAGACGGCGGGTGCAACACTGTGGCACTACGACGAAGACTTCGACCGTATCGCGGAGGTCACTGGCCAGCCCGCAGAGTGGATCGCCCCGCGAGGCACGTTATGA
- a CDS encoding ABC transporter permease: protein MSTRSSPEDTPLPRGLDDSSGVAETAEEERYFLASSWTLMRRRFLKHKLAVIGTVILLVIYLLAAFAGFFALADTHERNTDYEFTPPTRVRFFHDGRLQRPFVYGLRQEVDRETLAKNYVVDRTQRYPIRFFVQGHEYRFIGVFPSRLHLMGVDEPGAFFPLGTDRLGRDMYSRVLQGARVSLSIGLVGVAISFVLGCLLGGASGFFGGTTDMIVQRIIEFLQSLPSIPLWMALAAAVPTEWPVLRTYFMITLILSIVGWTELARVVRGKILQLRVEDFVMAAGIAGAKEFTIILRHLLPGFMSYLIVHLTLAIPYMILGETTLSFLGIGLRPPVISWGVMLQQAQNIRTVALNEWLLIPALFVVFTVLCFNVVGDGLRDVADPYATRHM, encoded by the coding sequence GTGAGCACCCGCTCCAGCCCCGAGGATACGCCCTTGCCGCGCGGTCTCGACGACTCCTCGGGCGTCGCAGAGACCGCCGAAGAGGAGCGCTACTTCCTGGCCTCGAGCTGGACGCTGATGCGGCGCCGGTTCCTGAAGCACAAGCTGGCCGTGATTGGCACCGTCATACTGCTCGTGATCTACCTGTTGGCAGCCTTCGCCGGCTTCTTTGCGCTGGCCGACACGCACGAACGCAACACCGACTATGAGTTCACGCCGCCGACACGAGTGCGGTTCTTTCATGACGGCCGCCTGCAACGCCCGTTCGTGTACGGTCTCCGCCAGGAAGTGGACCGCGAGACGCTCGCCAAGAATTACGTCGTCGATCGCACGCAACGGTATCCGATCAGGTTCTTCGTGCAGGGCCATGAGTACCGCTTCATCGGAGTGTTCCCGAGCCGGCTGCACCTGATGGGCGTGGACGAGCCGGGTGCCTTCTTTCCGCTCGGCACCGACCGGCTCGGCCGCGACATGTACTCGCGCGTGCTGCAGGGCGCCCGCGTGTCCCTCTCTATCGGCCTGGTCGGGGTGGCGATCAGCTTCGTGCTCGGCTGCCTGCTCGGCGGCGCCTCCGGGTTCTTCGGCGGAACGACGGACATGATCGTGCAGCGGATCATCGAATTCCTGCAGTCGCTGCCGTCGATCCCGCTGTGGATGGCGCTGGCCGCGGCGGTGCCGACCGAGTGGCCGGTGCTGCGCACCTACTTCATGATCACCCTGATCCTGTCCATCGTGGGCTGGACCGAGCTGGCGCGCGTGGTGCGCGGCAAGATCCTGCAACTCAGGGTCGAGGACTTCGTGATGGCGGCCGGGATCGCCGGGGCCAAGGAGTTCACGATCATCCTCCGCCATCTGCTGCCCGGCTTCATGAGCTACCTGATCGTTCACCTGACGCTGGCGATTCCGTATATGATCCTGGGTGAAACCACGCTCAGCTTCCTCGGCATCGGGCTGCGACCCCCGGTAATCAGTTGGGGCGTGATGCTGCAGCAGGCGCAGAACATCCGCACCGTGGCGCTCAACGAGTGGCTGCTGATTCCGGCGCTGTTCGTGGTATTCACGGTGCTGTGCTTCAACGTGGTCGGCGACGGCCTGCGCGACGTGGCCGATCCCTATGCGACTCGACACATGTGA
- a CDS encoding ATP-binding protein codes for MFLDEVQAAPHALQALRYLYEDRPELPVLAAGSLLEFTLADHPFPMPVGRIEYLHLGPMSYFEFLNATDPGAAEQLAALDLDTPLAEAAHRRQLRRCREYLLVGGLPEAVLAHRETAGSPLEVAAVHRSIAETYQDDFAKYARGSQLVRLQRLFRSIPGSVGRKVAYHTLDADSRSGEVRDAIELLVKARICNRVVHSHCSGLPLGAGIDHRTYKLLFLDVGLMNHVCGVDAPAVDAMDDTRLVNEGSIAEQYVGQELASFGGGERRPELHYWLRQGRKGNAEVDYVISRGDWILPIEVKAGRSGSMKSLLQFAHEKPPPLAVRFDANPPSLQTIRHTIRTANALQPVTLQLLSLPLYAVQSLPRLIDHLRTKQHASDTLLPNR; via the coding sequence CTGTTTCTCGACGAGGTGCAGGCGGCCCCGCATGCGCTGCAAGCGCTACGCTATCTCTACGAGGACCGCCCGGAGCTGCCGGTGCTGGCGGCGGGTTCGTTGTTGGAGTTCACCCTTGCCGATCACCCGTTCCCCATGCCCGTGGGGCGCATCGAGTACCTGCACCTGGGCCCAATGTCGTACTTCGAGTTCCTGAACGCTACCGATCCAGGGGCGGCCGAGCAACTCGCTGCACTGGACCTGGACACGCCGCTGGCGGAAGCGGCCCACCGCCGCCAGCTCCGGCGTTGCAGGGAATACCTGCTGGTCGGCGGCCTGCCGGAAGCCGTGCTGGCGCACAGGGAGACGGCAGGTTCGCCCCTCGAGGTGGCCGCCGTGCACCGGTCGATCGCGGAGACTTACCAGGACGATTTCGCGAAGTACGCCAGAGGCTCTCAACTTGTCCGCCTGCAGCGCCTGTTTCGCAGCATACCGGGATCGGTCGGGCGCAAGGTCGCCTACCACACCCTGGACGCGGACTCGCGCTCGGGCGAGGTGCGCGATGCGATCGAACTGCTGGTGAAGGCGCGGATCTGCAACCGCGTCGTCCACAGCCACTGCTCCGGCCTGCCCCTCGGCGCCGGCATCGACCACCGCACCTACAAACTGCTGTTCTTGGACGTCGGATTGATGAACCACGTCTGCGGCGTCGATGCACCGGCCGTCGATGCCATGGACGACACCCGCCTGGTGAACGAAGGCAGTATCGCCGAACAGTATGTTGGCCAGGAACTGGCGTCGTTCGGAGGCGGTGAGCGGCGCCCTGAACTGCACTACTGGCTGCGTCAGGGACGCAAGGGCAACGCCGAGGTGGACTACGTCATCTCACGGGGAGATTGGATCCTCCCCATCGAGGTAAAGGCAGGCCGCAGCGGCTCCATGAAGTCCCTGCTGCAGTTCGCGCACGAGAAACCGCCGCCGCTGGCCGTCCGCTTCGACGCCAACCCGCCGAGCCTGCAAACCATCCGCCACACCATCCGCACCGCCAACGCCCTGCAACCCGTCACCCTGCAATTGCTCTCCCTGCCGCTCTACGCCGTGCAATCCCTGCCACGCCTCATCGACCACCTCCGCACCAAGCAGCATGCTTCCGACACTCTTCTCCCAAACCGGTGA